GATCGATCGGCTCGGCCAGCACCTTGCCCAGCTGGTTTTCGACACCGAAGAAGCCGTCGAGGCCGATCTTTTCGCTGTTGGTGCGCGACCGGTTGGTGCGGTTGTTGATCTGGGCGCGATCGTTGATCGTGACCTTCACGGTCAGGATGTCGCCGACCTGCTTGGCGCGCTGATCGTCGAAGAAGGCGCGGGCGCCGGCCTTCCACAGCGAGTTGGGCGCGCGGCTGTCGGTGCGCACCGGCGGCATCGGCATCGAGACCGGCTTGTAGCCTTCCGTCTGGGTCGGGTTGTTGATCGGCGAAAGGTCGGGTGCCTTGCCGATGTTTGCAATGCGCTCACCGGCATTGCAGGCGCCGAGGGCGAGGGCCAGGCCGAGGACGGCGACATGGGCGCCACCGAAGCGGCGGCCGGTCCGGGCAGGGGCAGAGGTGCGGGGGGTGCGGGCCGTCGTCATGATGCGGTCCTCGGATCTCGGGAAGCCTGGGAAGGGAAAGTCTGGGAAGCTTAAGTTTGGGAATGGGGAGAGGCTCGGTCAGTTGCGTGCCAGGCTGGGGCCGGCGTCACCAACTTCCAGCGTGCCGTCGGGGGCGACCCGGCCGTAGACGGTGTTGCGGCTGCGCGGGTTCAGCACCCGGACGGTCTCGCCTTCGCCGCCATCGTCCAGCGCCTGGCCCTGGGCGGTGAGCACCAGACCGCCGCGGCGGAAGATCATGGTGACCATCTCGCCCTTGCGGATCAGCTGCGGGGTGCCGACGTCGCGGGCCATCAGCGGCCGGCCGGGATAGCCCGGGCGGCGCAGGGCCTGGCCGATCAGCTGGTTGGGGTCGGTGACCTGCTGGTTGGTCAGCCGGCGGCGTTCCACCTCGATCAGGTCGATATCGCCCGGGCCGATGATGGCGCCGCGCGCCAGCCGTTCCCGCAGCACCGGAACCGAGACCACCGCGGTCGCGCGTCCGGCGGCCACCACCACCAGCGGCGCCAGCCCCTCGCCCTGATCGACCTCGATCCGGGCCGAGAAGCGCTCGCTGCGCGGGTCGTAGATGAAATCCGCCAGGCGCGGCATCACCTCAAGCCCTTCGGCCACGATGACCTCGGGGGCGCGGCCGGTATAGTCCAGCCGGTATTCGTCGGCCATGCCGGCACCGGGCGCCCGGTCGAGCGCATCGGTGATCAGCGCGTCGATCTGCTCCCGCGGGATGCGCTGGCCCCGGCGGGTGATGGTCACTTCTTCCGTGCCGGTCGACGGCTGCCAGGCAATTTCTGCCCGGCGGGCCATGCCGTCCAGCTGGCGGGCATTGATGGTCATGCTCTCGCCGGGGGCCGGGGCCGGAAAGGCGATCAGGCTGCCGGTCTCGGGCGCCAGACCGTCGAACAGATCGGACAGGCGGACCTGGGCGCTGCCGACATCCGATGCGGCACGCAGAATGACCCCGGCCATGGCCGGGACCACGGCAACGCCGGCAAGCAGCAGGCCAAGGCCGGCGGCGCGGAGATGACGGGTGAGGCGGGCGGTGGGGCGGGTCATGGCGGCCGGGCTCCGGTAACGGAAGAGGCGGAAGAGGACGGGAGGCAATCAGCGCAGCTTGGTGACGGTGGAGTACATCTCGTCCGAGGCGGTGATGACCTTGGAATTCATCTCATAGGCCCGCTGGGCGGTGATCAGGTTGGTGATTTCCTTCACCGGGTCGACGTTCGAGCGCTCGATATAGCCCTGCAGCAGGGTGCCGTAGCCGGCGGTGCCGGGCACGGCATTGGCGGGCTCGCCCGAAGACGGGGTCTGGGCGAAGAGGTTGTTGCCCAGCGCCTCCAGGCCGCCTTCGTTCGGGAAGATGGTCAGTTCCAGCTGGCCGACATTCTGCGGATCCACCTGGCCGGCCAGCTTCACCTGCACCTCGCCCGTCGGGTTGATCGAGATTTCGGTCGCCTCGGCCGGGATCACGATCTGCGGCTGAACGGTGAAACCGTCGGCGGTGACGATCGCGCCCTGGGGCGACAGCTGGAAAGAACCGGCGCGGGTATAGGCATCGTCGCCATTGGGCAGCGCCACCCGGAAATAGCCGTCACCCTGGATCGCGAGATCGAGCGGGTTGTCGGTGACCTCCAGCGGGCCCTGCAGGGTGATGCGGTAGACCGAGGCGGTTCGCACGCCCAGGCCGATCTGCACGCCCGACGGCACGATCGTGCCCACATCCGACGAGGCCGAGCCCACGCGGCGCTGGTTCTGGTAGAGCAGATCCTGGAATTCCGGGCGCCGCACCTTGTAGCCGGCGGTGTTCATGTTCGCGATGTTGTTCGCGATCACGTCGACATTGGTCTGCTGGGCGACCATGCCAGTGGCTGCGATGCTGAGCGATCTCATCTGCCTGGCCTCTCTCTTCCGATCCTGTACGTCCTGGGGTCAGCCGGCTCAGGCCTGACGGAGAATGCGCTCGACGGCGCGGCGCTGGTTGTCGTGTTCGGTGTCGATGACGTTCTGGGCGGCCTCGAAGGCGCGCAGCAGCGTCATCATCCGGGTCATCTCCACCACCGGCTGGACGTTGGAGCCTTCGATCATGCCCTGCACGACCTTGGGCTCGTCGACGTCCTGCGGCTGCGAATCGGTGGCGTAGAGGCCCGACTGGGTCTTGCGCAGCAGGTATTCGCTTTCGAAATTCACCACCCGGATCTGCGCCACCGGGCCCGCATCGGTTGCCACCGTGCCGTCGGTGCCGACCCGGATCGGGCCGTCGTTCAGCGGCACCGTGATGGTGCCGCCACCCGCCGCCGTGACCGGGTCGCCGGTCACGCTGACCAGCCGGCCGTCGACA
Above is a window of Tistrella mobilis DNA encoding:
- the flgH gene encoding flagellar basal body L-ring protein FlgH: MTTARTPRTSAPARTGRRFGGAHVAVLGLALALGACNAGERIANIGKAPDLSPINNPTQTEGYKPVSMPMPPVRTDSRAPNSLWKAGARAFFDDQRAKQVGDILTVKVTINDRAQINNRTNRSRTNSEKIGLDGFFGVENQLGKVLAEPIDPGSLVDLGSSTSNVGQGGVQRTEAVAISIAAVVTQILPNGNLVINGRQEMRVNYEVREILVAGVVRPEDIAGDNSIPHDKIAEARIAYGGRGQISDVQQPRYGTQVMDILLPF
- the flgF gene encoding flagellar basal-body rod protein FlgF, which encodes MQNTSYVALSRQMTMARELELVANNIANAETTAYRGERMMFTDFLHDPSDAPKTHFARDVAVVRNLAQGRPIQTGAPLDVMIEGDGYFQVETPFGPRYTRNGKFSTDVDGRLVSVTGDPVTAAGGGTITVPLNDGPIRVGTDGTVATDAGPVAQIRVVNFESEYLLRKTQSGLYATDSQPQDVDEPKVVQGMIEGSNVQPVVEMTRMMTLLRAFEAAQNVIDTEHDNQRRAVERILRQA
- the flgA gene encoding flagellar basal body P-ring formation chaperone FlgA, encoding MTRPTARLTRHLRAAGLGLLLAGVAVVPAMAGVILRAASDVGSAQVRLSDLFDGLAPETGSLIAFPAPAPGESMTINARQLDGMARRAEIAWQPSTGTEEVTITRRGQRIPREQIDALITDALDRAPGAGMADEYRLDYTGRAPEVIVAEGLEVMPRLADFIYDPRSERFSARIEVDQGEGLAPLVVVAAGRATAVVSVPVLRERLARGAIIGPGDIDLIEVERRRLTNQQVTDPNQLIGQALRRPGYPGRPLMARDVGTPQLIRKGEMVTMIFRRGGLVLTAQGQALDDGGEGETVRVLNPRSRNTVYGRVAPDGTLEVGDAGPSLARN
- the flgG gene encoding flagellar basal-body rod protein FlgG, with the translated sequence MRSLSIAATGMVAQQTNVDVIANNIANMNTAGYKVRRPEFQDLLYQNQRRVGSASSDVGTIVPSGVQIGLGVRTASVYRITLQGPLEVTDNPLDLAIQGDGYFRVALPNGDDAYTRAGSFQLSPQGAIVTADGFTVQPQIVIPAEATEISINPTGEVQVKLAGQVDPQNVGQLELTIFPNEGGLEALGNNLFAQTPSSGEPANAVPGTAGYGTLLQGYIERSNVDPVKEITNLITAQRAYEMNSKVITASDEMYSTVTKLR